One Vitis vinifera cultivar Pinot Noir 40024 chromosome 8, ASM3070453v1 genomic window carries:
- the LOC100244851 gene encoding PRA1 family protein B4, with the protein MATSSPPILPISNPETTATSVQSQPPVATPAVRLFITHITDSVRNGFAQRRPWSELVDRNAFSRPESFSEAALRVRKNYTYFRVNYLSLIALTLAFSLLTNPFSLLLLLSLLAAWLFLYLFRPSDPPLVLFGRTFSDRETLGILVVLSVVVIFLTSVGSVLISALMVGAAIVCAHGAFRVPDDLFLDEQDPAATGFLSFLGATPSNVAPVVAGRV; encoded by the coding sequence ATGGCGACTTCGTCTCCTCCAATTCTCCCCATTTCCAACCCAGAAACCACCGCCACATCCGTTCAATCGCAGCCTCCGGTCGCCACACCCGCTGTCCGCTTATTTATCACCCACATCACCGATTCCGTCCGCAACGGCTTCGCTCAGCGCCGCCCCTGGTCCGAGCTCGTCGACCGCAACGCTTTCTCCCGCCCCGAGTCCTTCTCCGAGGCCGCCCTTCGCGTACGCAAGAACTACACCTACTTCCGCGTCAACTACCTCTCCCTCATCGCCCTTACCCTTGCCTTCTCTCTCCTCACCAACCCTTtctctctcctcctcctcctttcTCTCCTCGCCGCCTGGCTCTTCCTCTACCTCTTCCGCCCCTCCGATCCTCCTCTCGTCCTCTTCGGCCGCACTTTCTCCGACCGCGAGACCCTTGGCATCCTCGTTGTCCTCAGCGTCGTCGTCATTTTCCTCACCAGCGTCGGATCCGTTCTCATCTCCGCTCTCATGGTCGGTGCGGCCATCGTTTGCGCTCACGGCGCATTTAGAGTTCCCGACGATCTCTTCCTCGACGAGCAAGATCCCGCCGCTACTGGATTCTTGTCATTTCTAGGCGCTACCCCCTCCAATGTCGCTCCTGTGGTCGCCGGACGCGTTTGA